In Fusarium oxysporum Fo47 chromosome VII, complete sequence, the following proteins share a genomic window:
- a CDS encoding fungal-specific transcription factor domain-containing protein: MSSSRPHAPLSDSQSPLSGSKLRKLLPAPGSNHETTSSDSSQGPSLQPRLLPRANITKIACEPCRKRKAKCCGERPKCKACINKGVECHYQASDQDLLDLKRKHDELQEKINIYERLYNLLMNLPEQDSHAILGRLRECPDTATTILQVDDGDLFLQLASAPETRLSKGKVVENLSDWLRGALSSGGGGLSTVATPGSNNANLGDASASTPAGDRSRATFCPLGLDPENATSNNPDAKVMSSSEESQFWITSWEEGVRDDHMPDELPRSPGLDHVPFTLDHREWKGHPPVWTNITNNINLILHLLALYFCWEYPIFAPLSKRHFLEDFRDGRHRYCSSLLVNALLALGCRFPTNLVTRANSEDPQSAGDHFFKESQRLFDQETDHHSLTAVQALGIMSIREASCGRSSESRYYAGQSIRLAFEMGLHRTPDKGDKEELVVQLATFWGAFSLDNASSLVTGSLPNCSYSPHLPSKPAVVRDVEASVWVPYTDDEYLDWYNGVPEVLRLGHNFTPAVLFAHMYYHFATLLLFSPFVKLRIIGSNVSPREVCLHAANAIQDFLTSYSRLYTLKWAPSFVPYFALASSIMHLALTAGTVQINKLDTAVRADPHLSEAVKQGIARLSEMTSCHHIAEQGLHLLRYLAKKWDIVVNIETGAALDPEEEERLVKSLGGIVNFFSPTVVVQDSVSDSAADNDVSEATSCEPGKAVENLEDPLVLPSLMQRRLVFSKNKALEEAGFAVL; the protein is encoded by the exons ATGTCCTCCTCACGTCCACATGCGCCTCTAAGCGACAGCCAATCGCCTTTGAGTGGTTCCAAACTTCGAAAACTTCTACCAGCTCCAGGGTCGAATCATGAGACGACTAGCTCTGACTCCAGTCAGGGACCATCGCTACAACCTCGTCTCCTTCCCCGAGCCAATATAACAAAAATCGCCTGCGAACCGTGTCGGAAACGAAAGGCCAAA TGTTGTGGCGAACGTCCAAAATGCAAGGCTTGCATCAACAAAGGTGTCGAGTGTCATTACCAGGCATCAGATCAAGACCTGTTAGACCTAAAGCGCAAGCATGATGAATTACAAGAAAAAATCAACATCTACGAACGACTCTACAATCTTCTGATGAATCTGCCAGAACAAGACTCACATGCCATCCTCGGCAGACTTCGCGAATGCCCTGATACTGCCACAACCATTCTGCAGGTGGATGACGGCGACCTTTTCCTACAATTGGCATCGGCGCCAGAGACACGATTGAGCAAGGGAAAGGTCGTCGAAAACCTATCTGATTGGCTTCGTGGGGCGCTATCTTCGGGAGGTGGTGGGTTGTCTACTGTTGCCACGCCAGGCAGCAACAATGCCAACCTCGGTGACGCTTCTGCCTCTACGCCTGCAGGCGATAGGTCGAGAGCCACATTTTGTCCCTTAGGCTTGGATCCTGAGAATGCCACGAGTAATAATCCTGACGCAAAAGTTATGAGCTCTTCAGAAGAGTCACAGTTTTGGATTACATCATGGGAGGAGGGCGTGCGGGATGACCATATGCCTGATGAGCTACCCCGGTCCCCTGGGCTAGATCATGTTCCGTTTACTTTGGACCACCGAGAATGGAAGGGTCATCCTCCGGTATGGACCAACATTACCAATAACATCAACTTAATACTACATCTTCTTGCTTTGTACTTTTGCTGGGAGTACCCAATATTCGCACCCCTAAGCAAAAGGCATTTCCTTGAAGATTTTCGGGATGGAAGACACAGATATTGCTCGTCCTTACTTGTCAATGCCttgcttgcccttggctGCCGTTTTCCCACCAACCTCGTTACCAGGGCTAATTCTGAAGACCCACAGTCGGCAGGCGACCACTTCTTCAAGGAGTCGCAGCGGCTCTTTGACCAGGAGACAGATCACCACTCCCTGACGGCGGTACAAGCCCTGGGAATAATGTCGATTCGAGAGGCTAGCTGTGGTCGAAGCTCAGAGAGTCGATATTATGCGGGACAGAGCATACGGCTGGCTTTTGAGATGGGTCTGCATCGTACTCCCGACAAGGGAGACAAGGAAGAGCTTGTTGTTCAGTTGGCGACTTTCTGGGGCGCATTTTCTTTAGATAA TGCGTCTTCTCTGGTAACGGGTTCATTGCCTAACTGTTCCTATTCCCCGCACCTGCCATCTAAGCCTGCTGTTGTAAGAGATGTTGAGGCATCAGTATGGGTTCCTTACACAGACGATG AGTACCTCGACTGGTACAACGGAGTGCCTGAGGTCCTGCGGCTCGGTCACAACTTCACTCCAGCAGTGTTGTTTGCCCA TATGTACTACCATTTTGCGACCCTGCTGCTCTTCAGCCCCTTTGTCAAATTACGTATTATTGGGTCTAATGTATCACCGCGAGAGGTCTGTTTGCACGCTGCAAATGCTATACAGGACTTTCTCACATCCTACTCGCGGCTATACACACTGAAGTGGGCGCCGTCATTTGTGCCATACTTTGCGCTGGCCTCATCCATCATGCACCTTGCCCTTACGGCTGGAACGGTGCAGATAAACAAGTTAGACACAGCAGTCAGGGCTGACCCTCACCTCTCTGAGGCTGTCAAGCAGGGTATCGCTAGACTTTCAGAAATGACGTCTTGTCATCACATTGCGGAGCAAggcctccacctcctccgcTATCTGGCTAAGAAGTGGGATATTGTTGTCAATATTGAGACAGGCGCTGCTCTGGAcccagaggaggaagagaggctTGTGAAATCGTTGGGCGGTATCGTAAATTTCTTCTCACCCACAGTGGTTGTCCAGGACTCTGTTTCCGACTCCGCTGCGGATAATGATGTTAGCGAAGCAACATCGTGTGAGCCCGGAAAGGCAGTAGAGAACTTGGAGGACCCGCTCGTCTTGCCATCCCTTATGCAGAGGCGTCTAGTATTTTCAAAGAACAAGGCACTAGAGGAGGCAGGCTTTGCCGTATTGTGA